The Salvelinus fontinalis isolate EN_2023a chromosome 24, ASM2944872v1, whole genome shotgun sequence genome has a segment encoding these proteins:
- the LOC129822646 gene encoding putative nuclease HARBI1, whose translation MVCNADCVISNVVAKWPGSVHDSRIFRASEIYQCLSQGGCQPFLLTPFTDPQEAQQAYNHAHARTRARVEMTFGLLKARFYCLHKLRVSPVRACDITVACAVLHNVACLRKERAPRVPPAMDWDNPAIFPDDDSGRLLRDQYVLNYFS comes from the exons atggtctgcaatgctgactgtgtgatcagcaatgttgtggcaaaatggcctggctcagtccatgactccagaatctttcgggcctctgaaatctatcagtgcctatcgcaag gtggctgccagccttttctcctgacacctttcacagacccccaggaagcacagcaggcctacaaccatgcccatgccaggaccagggccagagttgaaatgacctttggcctcctgaaggcacgcttttactgccttcacaaattaagggtcagccctgttagggcatgtgatattactgtggcttgtgctgtcctccacaatgtggcctgcctgaggaaggagagggcccccagagtgccaccagccatggactgggacaatccggcaatcttccctgatgacgacagtggtcggctgctgagggaccaatatgtgttgaattattttagttag